From Enterococcus mediterraneensis, the proteins below share one genomic window:
- the spxA gene encoding transcriptional regulator SpxA yields MLTLYTSPSCTSCRKARAWLQEHEIPFVERNIFSEPLNISELKAILQMTEDGTEEIISTRSKVFQKLHIDLDELPLPELLDLVQKNPGLLRRPIMIDEKRLQVGFNEDEIRRFLPREVRQLELRHAQLMAGL; encoded by the coding sequence TTGTTGACACTTTATACTTCCCCAAGTTGTACGTCATGCAGGAAAGCTCGCGCGTGGTTGCAAGAGCACGAAATTCCTTTTGTTGAAAGAAATATTTTTTCAGAACCACTGAATATTTCTGAACTAAAAGCGATTTTGCAAATGACTGAAGATGGTACTGAAGAAATCATTTCGACACGTTCGAAAGTTTTTCAAAAATTGCATATTGATTTGGATGAATTGCCGCTGCCGGAATTGCTGGATCTTGTTCAAAAAAATCCTGGATTACTGCGTCGTCCGATCATGATTGATGAAAAACGACTACAAGTTGGTTTCAACGAAGATGAAATCCGTCGTTTCTTACCTAGAGAAGTTCGACAATTAGAATTAAGACATGCACAGCTAATGGCTGGTTTATAA
- a CDS encoding DEAD/DEAH box helicase has product MKWSIPEKVIERGRDYLKEGRVLSVTPDPENKVWHAEVLGSELYRVELDATAKEEDFCQCPYWEEHHYCKHTIAVELYLRQQGKSRMIQTSDLPKKAAFSASEMFANGFSRLHTEEKKSKPLTVEFQLEVLATNPYHHELSVIGIAARIGYQETKRTYVVKNIYKFLQAVQDQKKILINKQYSFQLSAEAFSPEINDLLNLLAEIAQTQQLIGQTGIQVKGKLDKKYLLLPVAFAKELILKMQAAPTTLLIEDKKIQSLTFSEETHPLSFSVVKKEDLFDLTIHKDFQYVLNHYHWGIIDNVIYPLTAEQMEIYETLNQLLKRLEKPVISYKKAELSTLFTQVIPPLKKIGEVAIDSAVTDKISEAPLTIVYTLRKKKGQIALQADFHYGEVVFSSDPAHNVFPEGHPEILRDIQKEKRSRHLLQQLQFAETETGWSKPLPAGAELYRFFTGDIPLLRRMGEVRLGKKLRELYLDAGKHRPQIEVSEEGSWLDVRFDISGIAEHEVDAILESLLQQDQFYTLENGQVLSLESEEFQQTSLILQKFRENAHAKNGVVQIPRHQGLLLRDQLADTEATFSVSFQQMAADLTHPENYQSALPKDLHATLREYQMIGFRWLKMLSHYHFGGILADEMGLGKTLQTITYLLSEKQEQGQIQVLIVAPASLTYNWQQEIKRFAPDLQAQVVSGNRHEREMLIEEKADIFITSYASMRQDIDRYQDKELEYLILDEAQMVKNSSTKTAQALRSLKVPHRFALSGTPIENNLNELWSLFQMIMPGFFPNRLAFREMQAEEIAKMIKPFILRRDKNTVLQDLPEKIETNYYSVLTEDQKRIYLAYLRQMQEQITQMDAATFKKNRISILAGLTRLRQICCDPKLFLDDYEGTSGKLEQVKDLITAAKDNDRRILLFSQFTGMLTIIEEELNQMGLECFYLRGSTPPKERIKMVEAFNRGEKDVFLISLKAGGTGLNLTGADTVILYDLWWNPAVEEQAAARAHRIGQKKVVEVWRMIAEGTIEERMDSLQNEKRELFQKVIQGNEAQLRQMTEEDIRMILSIGE; this is encoded by the coding sequence GTGAAGTGGAGTATACCAGAAAAAGTGATCGAACGAGGTCGAGATTATTTGAAGGAAGGGCGCGTACTGTCGGTGACGCCGGATCCTGAAAATAAAGTATGGCATGCAGAAGTCTTAGGCAGCGAGTTGTACCGAGTCGAGTTGGATGCCACTGCTAAAGAAGAAGATTTCTGTCAATGTCCTTATTGGGAAGAACATCATTATTGCAAACATACCATTGCCGTCGAATTGTACTTGCGGCAGCAGGGAAAATCACGAATGATCCAAACAAGTGACTTGCCTAAGAAAGCCGCTTTTTCTGCTTCTGAAATGTTTGCTAACGGGTTTTCCCGACTGCATACAGAAGAAAAGAAAAGCAAACCGCTGACTGTCGAGTTTCAATTAGAAGTTTTGGCGACGAATCCATACCATCATGAGCTTTCCGTGATAGGGATCGCTGCTAGGATCGGCTATCAGGAAACGAAGCGAACATACGTGGTCAAAAATATTTATAAATTCTTGCAAGCTGTTCAGGATCAAAAAAAGATCTTGATCAACAAGCAGTACTCATTTCAGCTTTCAGCAGAGGCGTTTTCACCGGAAATTAATGACCTATTGAACCTTTTGGCGGAAATCGCTCAAACACAGCAATTGATCGGACAAACAGGGATCCAAGTCAAAGGCAAATTGGACAAAAAATATCTGCTGCTGCCGGTAGCATTTGCCAAAGAACTGATTTTAAAAATGCAGGCAGCACCAACGACTTTATTGATAGAAGATAAAAAAATCCAGTCGTTGACTTTTTCTGAAGAAACACATCCGCTTTCCTTTTCTGTGGTCAAAAAAGAAGATCTGTTTGATTTGACGATCCATAAAGATTTTCAGTATGTATTAAATCATTACCATTGGGGGATCATCGATAATGTGATCTATCCACTGACTGCAGAACAGATGGAAATCTATGAAACCTTGAACCAATTGCTGAAGCGTTTGGAAAAACCGGTGATCTCCTATAAAAAGGCAGAATTGTCAACATTGTTTACGCAAGTGATCCCACCGCTGAAAAAAATCGGAGAAGTCGCTATCGATTCGGCAGTTACAGATAAAATCAGCGAAGCACCGTTAACGATCGTTTATACCTTGCGGAAAAAGAAAGGTCAGATCGCGCTGCAAGCAGATTTTCATTATGGAGAAGTTGTCTTCTCCAGTGATCCTGCGCATAATGTTTTTCCTGAAGGACATCCTGAGATTTTACGGGATATCCAAAAAGAAAAACGCAGTCGGCACCTATTACAGCAACTGCAGTTTGCTGAAACAGAGACCGGTTGGAGCAAACCGCTTCCTGCCGGTGCTGAATTATACCGCTTCTTTACTGGAGATATCCCACTATTGCGGCGGATGGGGGAAGTACGGCTGGGTAAGAAATTGCGGGAATTATATCTGGATGCCGGCAAACATCGGCCTCAAATCGAGGTTTCCGAAGAAGGGTCATGGCTGGATGTTCGTTTTGATATCTCTGGAATCGCGGAACATGAAGTGGACGCGATCTTAGAAAGTTTGTTGCAGCAAGATCAATTCTATACATTGGAAAATGGACAAGTATTGTCATTAGAATCAGAAGAGTTCCAACAAACCAGTCTGATCCTGCAAAAATTCCGGGAGAACGCTCATGCGAAAAATGGTGTGGTACAGATCCCTCGTCATCAAGGATTACTATTGCGAGATCAACTAGCGGATACGGAAGCGACATTTAGTGTCAGCTTTCAGCAGATGGCCGCTGATTTGACCCATCCAGAAAATTATCAGTCGGCGCTGCCTAAAGACTTGCATGCGACTTTGCGGGAATATCAGATGATCGGATTTCGCTGGCTGAAGATGCTGAGTCATTATCATTTTGGCGGGATCTTAGCTGATGAAATGGGTCTTGGGAAAACGTTGCAGACGATCACCTATCTATTATCGGAAAAACAAGAACAAGGTCAGATCCAAGTTCTGATCGTAGCGCCAGCCAGTCTGACCTACAACTGGCAGCAGGAAATCAAACGTTTTGCGCCGGATCTGCAAGCGCAAGTCGTATCGGGAAACCGTCATGAACGAGAAATGCTGATCGAAGAGAAAGCTGATATCTTCATTACTTCTTATGCAAGTATGCGTCAAGATATCGATCGTTATCAAGACAAAGAGCTGGAATATTTGATCTTGGACGAAGCGCAGATGGTTAAAAACAGCAGCACGAAAACAGCGCAGGCATTGCGTTCGTTGAAAGTGCCGCATCGTTTTGCGCTAAGCGGAACACCGATCGAAAATAATCTGAACGAACTGTGGTCATTATTCCAAATGATCATGCCAGGATTCTTTCCTAACAGACTCGCGTTTCGCGAGATGCAAGCCGAAGAGATCGCGAAAATGATCAAACCCTTTATTCTGCGGAGGGATAAAAATACGGTATTACAGGATCTTCCGGAAAAAATTGAAACCAATTATTACAGTGTGCTCACCGAAGATCAAAAACGCATTTACTTGGCTTATCTGCGGCAAATGCAGGAACAGATCACACAAATGGATGCAGCGACTTTCAAGAAGAATCGGATCAGTATCTTAGCCGGGCTGACCCGCTTGCGGCAAATCTGCTGTGATCCCAAACTTTTCTTGGATGATTACGAAGGAACTTCCGGAAAACTGGAGCAGGTCAAAGATCTGATCACAGCGGCCAAAGACAATGACCGCAGGATTTTGCTGTTTTCACAATTTACCGGGATGCTGACGATCATCGAAGAGGAACTTAATCAAATGGGCTTAGAATGTTTCTATCTTCGCGGCAGTACACCGCCGAAAGAACGTATCAAAATGGTGGAGGCCTTCAATCGTGGCGAAAAGGATGTCTTCTTGATCTCTCTGAAAGCCGGCGGGACCGGATTGAATCTGACAGGAGCAGATACGGTCATTTTGTATGATCTGTGGTGGAACCCGGCAGTCGAAGAACAAGCGGCGGCACGTGCTCACCGGATCGGACAGAAAAAAGTCGTAGAAGTTTGGCGGATGATCGCAGAAGGTACGATCGAAGAACGGATGGACTCTTTGCAAAATGAGAAGCGAGAGCTTTTCCAAAAAGTCATCCAAGGAAATGAAGCACAACTGCGGCAGATGACAGAAGAAGATATTCGGATGATCTTGAGCATTGGCGAATGA
- a CDS encoding HAD family hydrolase, protein MIEAVVFDVDDTIYDQQQPFRNAVNRLFPLVSSEDMHDLYIRFRVHSDENFGKVIAEEWTLEYMRTFRISQSLKDLDYPHITEEEALLFQQVYEEELDNITMHEEIKKTLDFLKNKNIPMGIITNGPTDHQYKKVKQLQLLDWVDKDNVLISQATGFQKPDPEIFHLAEKEFVMNSQNTLYVGDSFENDVVGSKKAGWRSLWFNHRNRAIPAGEQQIQDIELTSFDQIFSTIQMIFD, encoded by the coding sequence TTGATTGAAGCAGTAGTTTTTGATGTTGACGATACGATTTATGACCAGCAACAACCCTTTAGAAACGCAGTGAATCGTTTATTTCCTTTGGTCTCTTCTGAGGATATGCACGATCTATATATCCGTTTTCGTGTCCATAGCGATGAGAATTTCGGCAAAGTAATTGCTGAAGAGTGGACACTGGAATACATGCGGACATTTCGCATCAGCCAATCATTAAAGGATTTGGATTACCCTCATATCACTGAAGAAGAAGCACTTTTATTCCAGCAGGTCTACGAAGAAGAACTGGATAATATCACCATGCACGAAGAAATCAAAAAAACATTAGACTTTTTGAAAAACAAAAATATTCCTATGGGGATCATCACAAACGGCCCAACAGACCACCAATACAAAAAAGTGAAACAATTACAGTTGTTGGATTGGGTGGATAAAGATAATGTACTGATTTCCCAAGCAACTGGATTCCAAAAACCGGATCCAGAGATCTTCCATTTAGCGGAAAAAGAGTTCGTTATGAATTCACAAAATACCTTATATGTCGGTGACAGTTTCGAAAATGATGTGGTAGGATCGAAAAAAGCCGGCTGGCGCTCCTTATGGTTCAACCATCGAAATCGTGCGATCCCCGCTGGCGAACAGCAGATCCAAGATATCGAGTTGACCTCTTTTGATCAGATCTTCTCAACGATCCAAATGATTTTCGATTAA
- a CDS encoding ABC transporter ATP-binding protein: MLKRFFSYYRPYKKLFILDFSCAVVAGLLELAFPVAVNQVIDKIMPMHNFRIILLACLGLLFFYILNTALQYIVVFFGHKLGVNIETDMRRDLFKHLQKQPFEYYDNQKTGKLISRLTTDLFEISEVAHHGPEDVFITVMTLVGAFLLMLNTHVQLAFATFAMLPLITIALVFFNKKMTSVNTRIYDNLGEFNAGVEASVSGIRVTQSFANEPFEAKRFEGLSETYRQSKIMFYKVMALSSSYNYFLIRLINLFALIFGAYYTIRKEITYGDFVGFILLSNVFVRPIEKVNTMIESYPKGIAGFKRLIAELDRKPAIYDRPDAITVDHLKGHIVYDDVSFAYMDSKKVLNHIDLEIQPGETVAFVGQSGSGKTTLCNLLPRFYEVTDGTITIDGIDIQSMTLESLRKQIGIVQQDVFLFPGTIRENIAYGKLDATEAEIQQAVSLAHLDGVIQQMAQGLDTIIGERGVKLSGGQKQRVAIARMFLKNPPILILDEATSALDTETEQVIQESLNSLADGRTTLIIAHRLATIKHATRIVVVSDQGILEQGTHDELMGKNGHYRALYDAQFRK, from the coding sequence TTGTTAAAACGCTTTTTTAGCTATTATCGACCGTATAAGAAGCTGTTTATTTTAGATTTTTCATGTGCGGTAGTTGCCGGTCTGCTTGAATTGGCTTTTCCGGTGGCAGTCAATCAAGTGATCGATAAAATCATGCCGATGCATAATTTTCGAATCATCCTATTGGCGTGTCTGGGGTTGCTGTTTTTCTATATTTTAAATACCGCATTGCAATATATCGTAGTTTTTTTCGGACATAAGTTAGGGGTCAATATCGAAACGGATATGCGGCGGGATCTGTTTAAACATCTGCAAAAACAGCCTTTTGAATATTATGACAATCAAAAAACCGGGAAATTGATCAGCCGTTTGACGACTGATTTGTTCGAGATCTCAGAAGTGGCCCATCATGGTCCAGAAGATGTGTTCATTACCGTCATGACGTTGGTAGGGGCGTTTTTATTGATGCTGAATACTCATGTCCAGTTGGCATTTGCAACGTTTGCGATGCTGCCGTTGATTACTATCGCGTTGGTTTTCTTCAATAAAAAAATGACCAGTGTCAACACAAGGATCTATGATAACCTGGGAGAATTCAATGCCGGTGTCGAAGCGTCTGTCAGCGGTATCCGGGTCACACAATCTTTTGCCAATGAACCTTTTGAAGCGAAACGCTTTGAAGGGTTGAGCGAAACGTATCGTCAATCGAAGATCATGTTTTATAAAGTGATGGCGCTGAGTTCTTCATATAACTATTTCTTGATCCGCTTGATCAATCTTTTCGCGTTGATCTTCGGTGCTTACTACACCATCAGAAAAGAGATCACATACGGGGACTTTGTCGGTTTTATTCTTTTGTCTAATGTTTTCGTCCGTCCAATCGAAAAGGTCAATACGATGATCGAAAGCTATCCAAAAGGTATCGCCGGATTCAAACGATTGATCGCGGAACTTGATCGAAAACCTGCTATATATGATCGTCCCGATGCCATCACGGTGGATCACTTGAAGGGTCACATCGTTTATGATGACGTTTCATTTGCTTATATGGATTCAAAAAAAGTTTTGAACCACATCGATCTTGAGATCCAACCGGGGGAAACAGTCGCGTTCGTCGGGCAAAGCGGTTCCGGAAAAACGACTCTTTGCAATCTGTTGCCCCGCTTTTATGAAGTGACAGACGGTACGATCACCATCGACGGCATCGATATCCAGTCAATGACTTTGGAATCTTTGCGCAAACAGATCGGGATCGTCCAACAAGATGTCTTTCTATTTCCCGGAACGATCCGCGAGAATATCGCGTATGGGAAGTTAGACGCCACTGAAGCTGAGATACAGCAGGCAGTCTCACTAGCTCATTTGGACGGTGTGATCCAGCAAATGGCGCAAGGATTGGATACGATCATCGGTGAAAGAGGCGTGAAACTGTCAGGAGGTCAAAAACAACGGGTGGCGATCGCTCGGATGTTTCTTAAAAATCCGCCGATCCTGATTCTGGATGAAGCGACTTCTGCTTTGGATACCGAAACGGAACAAGTGATCCAAGAATCATTGAATTCGTTGGCTGATGGACGTACGACACTGATCATCGCTCATCGTCTGGCGACTATCAAACACGCTACTCGCATCGTCGTTGTCAGCGACCAAGGAATATTAGAGCAAGGTACTCATGATGAACTAATGGGGAAAAATGGTCATTATCGTGCACTTTATGACGCTCAATTCCGAAAGTAA